One genomic region from Glaciimonas sp. PAMC28666 encodes:
- a CDS encoding CaiB/BaiF CoA-transferase family protein, which yields MGQPHHHHQPLHGITVLDFSTLLPGPMATLLLAEAGAEVIKIERPGNGDEMRSYTPKFGKDSVNFALLNRAKKSIAIDLKSVSERARLEELVRSADIIVEQFRPGVMQRLGLDYETVSRINPKIIYCSITGYGQSGPKAQIAAHDLNYVADSGMLALSTGADGAPVLPAALVADIAGGAYPAVMNILMALQARAQSGLGCHLDIAMADNLFTLMYWGLGSGFSAGQWPKRGKELVTGGSARYQVYRTSDNRYLAAAPLEDKFWTNFTEIIGIPQEELAADDQQAIARVASVIAQHSADYWLEKFKGREVCTGLVADLEDAVTDPHFIGRGLFTQTLDDGRGGSIPALPVPICSVFRHIQAAGAPELGESNAALIGEL from the coding sequence ATGGGACAGCCTCACCATCACCATCAGCCCCTGCACGGTATCACCGTCCTCGATTTCAGTACTCTGTTACCTGGCCCGATGGCGACGCTGCTGCTGGCTGAGGCGGGCGCTGAAGTAATCAAGATCGAGCGCCCTGGCAACGGCGATGAAATGCGCAGTTATACACCTAAATTCGGTAAAGATAGCGTTAATTTTGCTCTGCTTAACCGCGCCAAGAAATCGATTGCGATCGACCTCAAGTCGGTATCGGAACGCGCGCGTCTGGAAGAACTGGTGCGCAGCGCCGACATCATCGTTGAGCAGTTTCGTCCAGGTGTCATGCAACGTCTTGGCCTCGATTATGAAACTGTTTCGCGTATTAATCCGAAGATTATCTATTGCTCTATCACTGGTTACGGCCAGTCCGGTCCTAAAGCACAGATCGCCGCACATGATCTGAACTACGTTGCCGATAGCGGCATGCTGGCGCTATCGACCGGCGCGGACGGCGCACCGGTATTGCCGGCAGCGCTGGTGGCCGATATTGCCGGCGGTGCTTATCCGGCGGTGATGAATATTTTGATGGCGTTGCAAGCGCGCGCCCAGAGCGGTCTCGGATGTCATCTTGATATTGCCATGGCCGACAATTTATTTACCCTTATGTACTGGGGGCTCGGTAGCGGTTTCAGCGCTGGTCAGTGGCCGAAGCGCGGCAAGGAACTGGTGACCGGTGGGTCGGCGCGTTATCAGGTCTACCGTACCAGCGACAATCGTTATCTTGCGGCGGCACCACTTGAGGACAAATTTTGGACTAACTTCACGGAAATCATCGGGATACCGCAGGAGGAACTCGCCGCCGACGATCAGCAAGCTATCGCACGGGTGGCCTCTGTCATCGCCCAACATTCAGCAGATTACTGGTTAGAGAAATTCAAGGGCAGGGAAGTATGTACCGGATTGGTAGCCGATCTGGAGGACGCGGTCACCGATCCGCATTTCATCGGACGCGGACTATTCACGCAGACGCTGGATGACGGTAGGGGCGGTTCGATTCCAGCGCTGCCAGTACCAATATGCAGTGTATTTCGACATATACAAGCGGCGGGTGCGCCTGAGCTTGGAGAAAGTAATGCGGCGTTGATCGGAGAGCTTTGA
- a CDS encoding 3-hydroxyacyl-CoA dehydrogenase family protein, which yields MTVIKTVGVVGSGTMGTGIAIVAARAGFRVKVLDTKQETLDRSRQQTLAFLEKSVQRKKLEPAQLEQIMQNWSGTIDAADMADCDIIIEAVFEDLAVKHQLFQRLHAVCPPHTIFASNTSTISITEIAGGCGRDDRFVGMHFCLPAQLMKLVEMSAGMNTSEETFSTAWEFSKAMGQKPVRTQDTPGFILNYFLIPYHNDAIRLVEQGVAEAADIDLAIKTALGYPMGPMELLDLVGLDTQRLLCEAMYGLTNEPRAACPPLVKRMIAAGRLGKKSGKGFLNYTNTKMFGA from the coding sequence ATGACAGTAATTAAAACCGTTGGCGTGGTCGGCAGCGGCACCATGGGAACTGGCATCGCGATTGTGGCCGCTCGCGCAGGCTTTCGTGTCAAGGTACTCGATACAAAACAGGAAACATTGGATCGGTCGCGTCAGCAGACGCTCGCCTTCCTGGAAAAATCGGTGCAACGCAAGAAGCTGGAACCGGCGCAACTGGAACAGATCATGCAGAACTGGTCTGGCACCATTGATGCCGCAGATATGGCGGATTGCGACATTATCATTGAAGCAGTATTTGAGGATCTGGCGGTCAAGCATCAGTTATTCCAGCGATTGCATGCGGTTTGCCCGCCTCATACCATCTTTGCTTCGAATACGTCGACCATCTCGATTACCGAGATCGCAGGCGGTTGTGGCCGAGATGATCGCTTTGTCGGGATGCATTTTTGCCTTCCTGCACAATTGATGAAGCTGGTGGAGATGTCAGCCGGCATGAACACCAGCGAAGAGACATTTTCCACAGCCTGGGAGTTTAGTAAGGCCATGGGGCAAAAGCCTGTACGGACTCAGGACACGCCCGGCTTCATCTTGAATTATTTTTTGATTCCGTATCACAACGATGCGATCCGTTTAGTTGAACAGGGCGTGGCTGAGGCCGCCGATATTGATCTGGCTATCAAGACCGCGCTAGGCTATCCGATGGGACCGATGGAGTTGCTTGATCTGGTGGGTCTGGACACCCAACGGCTGCTATGCGAGGCAATGTACGGGTTGACCAACGAACCACGCGCAGCCTGTCCGCCGTTGGTCAAACGCATGATCGCTGCCGGTCGGCTTGGCAAAAAATCCGGTAAGGGCTTCCTCAACTATACCAATACTAAAATGTTTGGAGCTTGA
- a CDS encoding class I adenylate-forming enzyme family protein: MQNVLTLHNPQQAREFYMAGVWQRDTLYSLAENHASTRPGLWALRDTEIRLTWRALVDWADSVAQGLAEAGLHSGDRVAVWLPSRVESVVIFLACSRNGYVCVPSLHQNHTVEEIAVLLERVQCRALFAMPGYGADASENSIFTRALTMPSIKTVFAVFPSHSVEGMLPAKSRPFPKPDAASVSSPPDLNPDKVVYLAFTSGTTGMPKGVMHSDNTLLANGRALASDWNQGPDTVILSLSPVSHHIATVACEQMLVTGCELALHYAGTGKSVLDWIIETGATYVMGVPTHAIDLLAALQQQGLQHLGKVKTFYMAGTLIPRKIAEQFLTLGVVPQNIYGMTENGSHQYPLPADEIDTLVASCGRACRGYEVRLWNQENPDIEAEPGQIGEIGGRGGLLMLGYFNNQEATENSFNASGWFLSGDLGQFDKNGGLRIVGRKKDLIIRGGHNIYPVTIEELAQRHPGVLKVAVYPVAHERLGEQVCLAVIPRDGVALRADEVLKYLLDSGLSKYDLPEHFIEMDAFPMTTSGKILKRELVELTRAGKLVPQAVRVSASAGQPLAGQSLISDEKTISEGKTA; this comes from the coding sequence ATGCAGAATGTTTTAACGTTACATAATCCGCAGCAGGCGCGCGAGTTTTACATGGCAGGGGTCTGGCAGCGTGACACCCTGTACAGCCTGGCCGAAAACCATGCAAGCACGCGTCCGGGCTTATGGGCACTGCGCGATACCGAGATCCGGCTGACCTGGCGTGCACTGGTAGATTGGGCCGATAGCGTAGCGCAAGGCCTGGCTGAGGCCGGCCTGCACAGTGGTGACAGGGTCGCGGTCTGGCTGCCCAGCCGGGTCGAGTCAGTCGTCATTTTTCTTGCCTGTTCACGCAACGGTTATGTGTGCGTGCCGTCGTTGCATCAGAATCATACCGTGGAGGAGATCGCTGTCCTGCTTGAGCGGGTGCAATGCCGCGCACTGTTCGCGATGCCAGGTTACGGTGCCGATGCATCGGAGAATTCAATTTTTACGCGGGCATTAACGATGCCGTCGATAAAAACTGTCTTCGCGGTCTTCCCCTCTCATAGCGTGGAAGGGATGCTGCCTGCGAAAAGTCGGCCCTTTCCGAAGCCTGATGCGGCGTCGGTTTCATCACCTCCCGACTTGAATCCCGACAAGGTGGTGTATCTGGCATTTACGTCAGGTACTACCGGCATGCCTAAGGGCGTAATGCACAGCGATAACACGCTTCTTGCTAATGGTCGAGCGCTTGCCAGTGACTGGAATCAGGGGCCGGACACAGTTATCTTGTCGCTCAGTCCGGTCAGTCACCATATCGCTACGGTTGCGTGCGAGCAGATGCTGGTGACGGGTTGTGAACTGGCACTGCATTATGCGGGAACGGGCAAGTCGGTATTAGACTGGATTATTGAGACCGGTGCCACTTACGTGATGGGCGTCCCGACGCATGCGATCGATTTGCTGGCTGCGTTGCAACAGCAAGGCTTACAACATCTGGGAAAAGTAAAGACCTTTTACATGGCGGGGACCTTGATTCCGCGCAAAATTGCTGAGCAATTTCTGACGCTCGGGGTGGTACCACAGAATATCTACGGAATGACAGAAAATGGATCGCATCAATATCCATTGCCTGCGGATGAAATTGATACGCTGGTTGCTTCCTGCGGTCGCGCCTGTCGTGGCTATGAGGTGCGTCTGTGGAATCAGGAAAATCCGGATATCGAAGCTGAGCCAGGACAGATCGGCGAAATCGGCGGGCGCGGTGGCTTGTTGATGCTCGGTTATTTCAATAATCAAGAAGCGACCGAAAATTCATTTAATGCCAGTGGATGGTTTCTCAGCGGTGACCTCGGGCAGTTCGATAAAAATGGCGGCTTGCGTATCGTTGGTCGGAAGAAGGATTTGATCATACGCGGGGGTCATAATATTTATCCGGTCACAATCGAAGAACTGGCGCAGCGGCATCCCGGCGTTCTGAAGGTAGCGGTGTATCCGGTAGCGCACGAACGTCTGGGCGAGCAGGTCTGTCTCGCCGTTATCCCGCGTGATGGTGTCGCACTACGTGCTGATGAAGTCCTGAAATACCTCCTTGATTCCGGGCTTTCGAAGTATGACTTGCCTGAACATTTCATTGAAATGGATGCCTTTCCGATGACGACCAGCGGCAAGATACTCAAGCGTGAGCTAGTCGAACTGACGCGTGCCGGTAAATTGGTGCCGCAAGCGGTACGGGTAAGTGCAAGCGCCGGTCAGCCTTTAGCCGGTCAGTCTTTAATCAGTGACGAAAAAACGATCAGTGAAGGAAAAACGGCATGA
- a CDS encoding acyl-CoA dehydrogenase family protein: MNVLERLDGRLPLSEDEKMILDSVQALARKEIASRAAEVDESGEFPWDNVHAINQLGLNAMFIPEEYGGAPLSFTCYLACVREISKACASTGIIWATNFHAIKPLIEFGNHEQKSRFLPKIAEGALAALAITEPSAGSDATGMKTSFRPDGDDIVINGSKIFITNGDVADQYLLFGKWSEINDPKAAISVLILEKGTPGLSVIGTENKMGTRGSSTASLAFDNCRVPRANLLQNPGDGLKILFGSLNRSRPSVAAHALGIARAAFEDAVAYINERKQSGKKIIEFQGIQFLLADLAAELVMCESWLWRVAAMVDSGEKDFGTEASILKMRASDAAMRIATEAVQLLGGYGYCKDYRVERLMRDAKITQIWEGTNQVHRQLIGRSFLLK; encoded by the coding sequence ATGAATGTGCTGGAAAGATTAGATGGTCGCTTACCCCTGAGCGAAGATGAAAAAATGATCCTCGATAGCGTGCAGGCACTCGCACGTAAGGAAATTGCCTCAAGAGCAGCAGAAGTCGATGAAAGTGGAGAGTTTCCCTGGGATAACGTCCACGCGATCAATCAACTCGGTCTTAACGCGATGTTCATTCCGGAAGAATACGGCGGCGCACCGCTGTCGTTCACCTGCTATCTGGCCTGCGTACGAGAAATTTCCAAGGCGTGTGCTTCCACCGGCATCATCTGGGCCACTAATTTTCATGCGATCAAGCCATTGATCGAGTTCGGCAATCACGAACAGAAATCGCGATTCCTGCCAAAGATTGCAGAAGGAGCGCTGGCCGCTCTTGCCATCACCGAACCATCGGCGGGCTCAGACGCGACCGGTATGAAAACCTCGTTCCGTCCCGATGGCGACGACATCGTCATCAACGGTAGCAAAATTTTCATTACCAATGGTGACGTTGCTGACCAGTATCTGCTGTTCGGAAAATGGAGTGAAATTAACGATCCAAAGGCAGCGATCTCGGTGTTGATCCTTGAAAAGGGCACGCCAGGATTAAGCGTGATCGGTACAGAGAATAAGATGGGCACACGTGGCTCCAGTACCGCCTCGCTGGCTTTTGATAACTGCCGTGTGCCGCGCGCCAATCTCCTTCAAAATCCTGGCGACGGACTGAAAATACTATTTGGTTCCCTAAACAGGTCGCGCCCTAGTGTTGCGGCGCATGCGTTGGGCATCGCGCGCGCGGCTTTCGAGGATGCGGTGGCTTACATTAATGAGCGCAAGCAGTCCGGCAAAAAAATTATCGAGTTTCAGGGGATTCAATTTTTACTTGCTGACCTCGCTGCAGAGTTGGTGATGTGTGAATCCTGGTTGTGGCGCGTGGCAGCAATGGTCGATTCCGGAGAAAAAGATTTTGGTACCGAGGCATCGATATTAAAGATGCGCGCCAGCGATGCAGCGATGCGCATCGCCACCGAGGCCGTGCAGCTATTGGGCGGCTATGGATATTGCAAGGATTATCGCGTTGAGCGGCTCATGCGTGACGCCAAAATCACCCAAATTTGGGAAGGTACCAATCAGGTACATCGCCAACTTATTGGCCGCAGTTTTCTTTTGAAATAG
- a CDS encoding enoyl-CoA hydratase/isomerase family protein yields the protein MTIQLTYRESCAILQIDRPQVLNALSFDVLRQIGEAIDQVAASDARALVIVGSGEKAFCAGADIKELQGRGLLAQKQGAELGQSVMAKLDRLPIPSIAVIHGYAFGGGLELAMACTFRIATPKAKMGLPEIKLGLIPGYGGTQRLPRLVGEAKALEIILSGKTIDAVEAERIGLVNLVVEPADPITIGCTYAQQFIGFSRCALLFAREAIQRASALPLVDGLRIESDLSTLAFQTADAREGMQAFIDKRAPHFKDE from the coding sequence ATGACTATTCAATTAACCTATCGGGAATCCTGTGCGATTTTGCAGATAGATCGGCCGCAAGTCTTGAACGCATTGAGTTTCGATGTGCTGCGTCAGATTGGCGAGGCGATTGATCAGGTCGCGGCGTCCGATGCGCGTGCATTAGTAATTGTCGGTAGCGGTGAAAAAGCTTTTTGCGCTGGCGCCGATATTAAGGAATTGCAGGGTCGCGGCCTGCTAGCGCAAAAGCAAGGTGCCGAACTGGGCCAAAGCGTGATGGCCAAACTTGACCGTCTCCCGATTCCATCGATTGCCGTCATTCATGGCTATGCGTTTGGTGGCGGACTGGAGTTGGCAATGGCGTGTACTTTTCGGATTGCAACGCCAAAGGCAAAGATGGGATTGCCGGAAATTAAGCTCGGGCTGATCCCGGGTTATGGGGGCACTCAGCGCCTTCCACGTTTAGTCGGCGAAGCCAAAGCGCTTGAAATCATCTTGTCTGGCAAGACCATAGACGCGGTCGAAGCAGAGCGTATTGGATTGGTCAATCTGGTGGTTGAACCAGCTGACCCGATTACGATCGGTTGTACTTACGCGCAGCAATTTATCGGCTTTAGCCGCTGTGCGCTGTTGTTCGCGCGGGAAGCTATTCAGCGCGCATCAGCGTTGCCGCTGGTCGACGGGTTGCGCATCGAATCGGACTTGTCCACACTGGCTTTTCAAACCGCCGACGCACGTGAAGGCATGCAGGCCTTCATTGACAAACGGGCCCCTCATTTCAAGGATGAATAA
- a CDS encoding SDR family NAD(P)-dependent oxidoreductase — MKQSCIIVTGASRGIGAAIAESLAEAGFMVGCLSRSGDLPQRPDASEQVRQRWLSAACDVTNASQVRAAIADIQSRCSVPIAGLVNNAGIHMEGKSASLPLEEFDKVMQTNANSVVIGCQSVFPYLRDQGGLIVNIGSFFDKMGVKRNLAYCASKAAVGAITRCLAVEWASVGVRVMNVAPGYIVTDLNRASMSEGPLRAFLEKRIPNGVPGTADDVGALVALLFNMPGGFMSGETIYIDGAQGVAH, encoded by the coding sequence ATGAAACAGTCTTGTATTATTGTAACCGGTGCCAGTCGTGGGATCGGTGCGGCAATTGCCGAAAGTCTGGCCGAGGCCGGCTTCATGGTTGGCTGCCTCTCACGCTCAGGCGATCTTCCGCAACGGCCCGATGCTTCGGAGCAAGTACGCCAACGTTGGTTGAGTGCCGCTTGCGATGTGACCAATGCCAGCCAGGTACGTGCGGCCATCGCCGACATTCAGTCTCGTTGCAGTGTCCCGATTGCCGGTCTGGTGAATAATGCCGGCATCCATATGGAAGGCAAGTCAGCGTCGCTTCCGTTGGAGGAATTTGACAAGGTGATGCAAACCAATGCTAACTCGGTAGTGATAGGCTGCCAGAGTGTGTTTCCGTATTTGCGCGACCAGGGCGGGCTGATCGTCAATATAGGTTCATTTTTTGACAAAATGGGGGTTAAGCGCAACCTCGCTTATTGCGCCTCCAAGGCGGCAGTCGGTGCAATTACGCGCTGCCTGGCTGTCGAATGGGCTTCGGTTGGCGTGCGCGTAATGAACGTTGCTCCCGGCTATATCGTTACCGATCTAAACCGTGCCTCCATGTCGGAAGGCCCGCTGCGCGCATTTCTTGAAAAACGCATTCCAAATGGGGTGCCAGGCACAGCCGATGACGTAGGTGCACTGGTCGCCCTCTTGTTTAACATGCCTGGCGGATTCATGTCCGGTGAGACAATTTATATTGACGGCGCGCAAGGCGTCGCACATTAA
- a CDS encoding 3-hydroxyacyl-CoA dehydrogenase family protein, which produces MQTPYCIISSGISRSFPVDHSFIAQADNDAVATVYLGARAGAAFRAAPTVAEAVFIAIELDIECLGVHVDTNASTAPTNVVGIARFRLGDAEPSNLIELVRLPQTSPVAVAAAKAAFEAAGLVVAVCGDFPGRIVNRLVRPYYNAALRRLDEQLASAEDMDMTLRLGLGYPEGPIALLKRTGLADHCRVSEQLYQALRQEPYAPARAAQMAMAHSQGD; this is translated from the coding sequence ATGCAGACACCTTATTGTATTATTTCATCCGGCATCAGCCGCTCGTTTCCGGTCGACCATTCATTCATTGCGCAAGCGGATAACGATGCCGTGGCGACAGTCTATTTGGGCGCTCGGGCCGGGGCCGCCTTCAGGGCTGCGCCAACGGTAGCTGAGGCTGTTTTTATCGCTATTGAACTCGATATCGAATGTCTCGGTGTGCACGTCGATACAAATGCTTCCACCGCTCCGACTAACGTGGTTGGTATCGCGCGTTTTCGCCTGGGCGATGCTGAGCCCAGTAACCTGATTGAACTGGTGCGTCTTCCGCAAACATCGCCGGTCGCGGTGGCGGCAGCAAAGGCGGCGTTTGAAGCAGCCGGACTGGTCGTCGCAGTGTGTGGGGATTTTCCCGGCAGAATCGTCAACCGTCTTGTGCGGCCTTATTACAACGCGGCGCTGCGTCGACTCGATGAGCAATTGGCGAGTGCCGAGGATATGGATATGACGCTAAGGTTGGGTCTCGGTTATCCGGAGGGTCCGATAGCGCTACTTAAGCGTACTGGTCTGGCCGATCATTGTCGGGTCAGCGAGCAGCTTTACCAGGCATTGCGCCAGGAACCCTATGCACCGGCGCGTGCAGCACAGATGGCAATGGCGCACAGTCAGGGAGATTGA